Sequence from the Nocardioides exalbidus genome:
CCGTCGAGCTCGACCCGGGACTCGACCACGACGAGGCGCTGGCGCTCGCCGCGGACGTCTCCGAGGACCTGCGGACCATCGAGATGCCCGGCGTGCTCGTGGGCGGACCGCTGCTCGCGGAGGAGGCGTTCGCCGAGCAGGCGATCTCCGACGCGGCCCGGGGCGAGGGCGTCGCCGTGGTCGTCCTGCTCGTCGTGCTCGTGCTCGCCCTCGGGGGCATCGCCGCCGGCGTCCTGCCCGTCGTCACGGCGCTCGCCTCCGTGGCGGGGGCGCTCCTCGTGCTGGCGTCGCTCGCCCGGCTGACTCCCGTGAGCGACTACGCCGTGAACGTGGTGACCCTCCTCGGCCTCGGGCTCGCCGTCGACTACGCGCTGCTGGTGCTGGCCAGGTTCCGGGAGGAGCGCGCGCGGCAGGGTCGTCGTACGGACGAGCAGGGAGCGGTCGCCGACGCGCTCGCCACCACGCTCGCGACGGCCGGGCGCGCCGTCCTCGTCTCCGGGCTGACAGTCGGCACCGCGCTGACCGGCCTGCTGCTCCTCGGCGACCCGGTCCTGTCCCCGATGGCCGTCGGCGGGCTGGTGGCCGTCGGCGTCTCCACCGCCGCGGGGCTGACCCTCACCCCACCCCTCCTCGCCGTCGCCCACCGGCGCATCCCGCCGCCACCGGCCGGCGGGCGGCTGCTCGGCGGCACCCCGAGCCCGGGCGCGCTGCTGCCCCGCCTGGCGCGGACGGCACAGCGGCGACCGTGGCCGGTGCTGCTCGGCTGCACGGCCCTGCTCCTGCTCCTGGCCTCACCCCTGCTGGCCCTCGACCTGCGCAACTCCGACGCGCGGTCCCTGCCGCGCGACAGCGAGCCGCGGCAGGCGCAGGAGGTGGTCGACGCGGCCCACCCCGACCTCCGCACGACGCCGCTGACGGTGCTCGCCGCCGAGGCTCCCGACTCCCCCGAGGTCGCGACCCTGCTCGCGGGGATCGGGGCCATGGAGCACGTCGACGACGTGCTGCTCCTCGACCCGATGCCCGATGGCAGCAGCCGGGTGATGGTCGAGCCCACGGGCACCAGCGACGGCCCCGACGCGCAGGCGCTGGTCGGCGAGCTGCGCCAGGCCGACCTCGGCGTGGCGGTGCGGGTCGGCGGGCCCGCTGCGGAGCTGGTGGACACGCGCGCTGCCCTGGCCGAGCGGGTGCCGTGGGCCGTGCTGCTCGTCGTGGTGGCGACCGCGCTGCTGGTCGGGCGGCTCAGCCGCTCGGTCGCGGTCCCCGCCAAGGCGGTGCTGCTCAACCTGCTGTCGTTGTGCGCCACGCTCGGCGTCGTCGTCGCGATCTTCCAGTGGGGCTGGGGGTCGTCCCTGCTCGGCTTCGACCCGTGGGGCGCGCTCGACATCACCACGCCCCTGCTGCTCTTCATGTTCGCGTTCGGGCTATCCATGGACTACCACGTGTTCCTGGTCGCGCGGATCCGCGAGGCGTGGGACGCCCCGCGACGTCGTACGGCCTCCGAGCGGGAGCGCAACGACGACGCCGTGCTCGACGGGATCGTCGCGTCCGGTCCGGTCGTGACGCTGGCGGCGGTCGCGATCGGGATCGTGTTCCTCGGCTTCGTGGCCGGCGAGCTGGTCGCGGTGAAGGAGATCGGCGTCGGGATGGCCGTGGCCGTCCTGCTCGACGTGACGATCGTGCGCGGGCTGCTGCTGCCTGCGGCGATGACCCTGCTGGGTCGCTGGAACTGGTGGCTGCCCGGGAGCGCACGCACCTCGTGACGGGCCTCGTGACAGGCCCGGTGACGGACCAGTCGGGTCCGGGTCGACTCCGGGCTCAGCCCTGGGTGTCGGCCTTCGTGCCGTCGTCGGCCGAGCGGTCGACCGGCTGGTCGCCGTAGAGCCCGGCGTCCTTGGCGGCCTGCGCCTTGCGCAGCTGCTTGACGAGGCTGAAGGCGAGCACGACGACCGCGAGGATCATGAAGATCCAGATCGCGAAGCCGAGCGGACCGGCGACGACGTCGTTGTCGCTGGGGGTCGGGTCGTCGGCGGCGAGGACGATCAGCTGGTGGAGCATGGGGTCAGTCTCCCACCTCGTGGCTCGTCGTGGGCGGTCAGGGTGCGGGCGTCGGGATGCCGGCGAACAGGTCGTCCTCCGGCAGCGTGCTCTGCACGGTCGACTCGACCAGCTCGTAGTCCTCGGTCGGCCACACGCTCTGCTGGATCTCGCGCGGGATGGCGAACCACATGCCGTCGGGATCGATCTGCGTCGCGTGCGCCAGCAGGGCCTGGTCGCGGACGCCGAAGAAGTCGCCGCACGGCACCTTCGTGGTGATGCGCTCGTCCCAGTCGGGCTCGCGCTCCCACTTCTCGAGGCGCTCGGCGTAGGGCGACTCGAGCCCGTGGTCGAGCATCGCCTGGTGGAGGGCGTTGGTCTTCGCCCAGCTCCAGCCGTGGTGGTAGTAGAGCTTCATCGGCTGCCACGGCTCCCCCGCGTCGGGGAACTGCCCGGGGTCGCCAGACGCGTGGTAAGCGGAGACGGACACCTCGTGGCAGCGGATGTGGTCGGGGTGGGGGTAGCCGCCACGCTCGTCGTAGGTCGTCAGCACGTGCGGGCGGAACGCGCGGATCAGCCGCACGAGGCGCTCGGTCGACTCCTCCAGCGGGACGAGCGCGAAGCAGCCCTCCGGGAGCGGGGGCTTCGGGTCGCCCTCGGGCCAGCCGGAGTCGACGAAGCCGAGCCAGTCCTGGCGGATGCCGAGGATGTCGCGCGCCCGCTCCATCTCCTGGCGCCGGATCTCGGTGATGTTGTCCCAGACCTCCGGGCGGTCCATCTTGGCGTTGAGGACCGAGCCGCGCTCGCCGCCCGTGCAGGTCACGACGTGGACGTCGATCCCCTCGGCGACGTAGCGCGCGGTCGAGGCCGCGCCCTTGCTCGACTCGTCGTCGGGGTGGGCGTGGACGTGCATGAGCCGGAGGCCGGCGCTGGACCGGTCGTCGACGTGGGGCTGGGGCATGTGCACGATCCTAGGACGTGCGACTTAGGCTTCCCCGGTGACCTCCGCCCCGTCGACAGGCTCCGAACAGCGCCTTGCCGAGCGCTACGGCGCCCCCGCGCCGTGGCGTCGTCGCGTCGCCATCGGGATCACCGTGGCTCTCGCCGCCGTGGGCCTGGTGTGGCTCGCGTGGGC
This genomic interval carries:
- a CDS encoding MMPL family transporter, with the protein product MLEGLGRRLHRWRRGVLATWAGVVVLGGVLGGGVFDLATTPEPVRPDAESALVERSLETADPEGERVVAVLSGRDVMAVELVDQASRVLHGVRELTGVHEVRDPWTTGARDLVAPTGSGTVVTVELDPGLDHDEALALAADVSEDLRTIEMPGVLVGGPLLAEEAFAEQAISDAARGEGVAVVVLLVVLVLALGGIAAGVLPVVTALASVAGALLVLASLARLTPVSDYAVNVVTLLGLGLAVDYALLVLARFREERARQGRRTDEQGAVADALATTLATAGRAVLVSGLTVGTALTGLLLLGDPVLSPMAVGGLVAVGVSTAAGLTLTPPLLAVAHRRIPPPPAGGRLLGGTPSPGALLPRLARTAQRRPWPVLLGCTALLLLLASPLLALDLRNSDARSLPRDSEPRQAQEVVDAAHPDLRTTPLTVLAAEAPDSPEVATLLAGIGAMEHVDDVLLLDPMPDGSSRVMVEPTGTSDGPDAQALVGELRQADLGVAVRVGGPAAELVDTRAALAERVPWAVLLVVVATALLVGRLSRSVAVPAKAVLLNLLSLCATLGVVVAIFQWGWGSSLLGFDPWGALDITTPLLLFMFAFGLSMDYHVFLVARIREAWDAPRRRTASERERNDDAVLDGIVASGPVVTLAAVAIGIVFLGFVAGELVAVKEIGVGMAVAVLLDVTIVRGLLLPAAMTLLGRWNWWLPGSARTS
- the mca gene encoding mycothiol conjugate amidase Mca, producing MPQPHVDDRSSAGLRLMHVHAHPDDESSKGAASTARYVAEGIDVHVVTCTGGERGSVLNAKMDRPEVWDNITEIRRQEMERARDILGIRQDWLGFVDSGWPEGDPKPPLPEGCFALVPLEESTERLVRLIRAFRPHVLTTYDERGGYPHPDHIRCHEVSVSAYHASGDPGQFPDAGEPWQPMKLYYHHGWSWAKTNALHQAMLDHGLESPYAERLEKWEREPDWDERITTKVPCGDFFGVRDQALLAHATQIDPDGMWFAIPREIQQSVWPTEDYELVESTVQSTLPEDDLFAGIPTPAP